Proteins encoded together in one Pseudomonas arsenicoxydans window:
- a CDS encoding glycosyltransferase: MNSLPLVSLVIPAFNPRFFGRALHSAVSQGYGNLEVIVCDDSRGTEIEEMVDSLSGQTDVVVRYVRNPRTLGLVGNLQVCLEEAQGEFIKFLCDDDQLFATCLERQAQVLIDREDVNLVLAQRLFWDADDLPLPSRLENTPLSPVCGLFKGEDLLAIFENFPVNILGGFSNAMFRRADVLELLPALTQPGHCFVATLDFALYMCLLRRGNLVVSNHVLSVERLYPERLSGQQSMKDSVEAERQWLLQMLKARSGESAPAPGWVRYLPLTKADELPRVWEELPLSRTLGTKQTTQDWHVGIASVSFSELYAQWLACRCLTDGQRTLLPETLVSWPRTPKIVPIIIDEQGSRSALDQTLQTLAAQDYPPELTLVLSSACMEAELDERIFRLPLQDDWQQQINDLLPQLDGADWFYLLRAGDRLVAPALLVMAERIALSRTLKCLYSDEGGLRQGESAEPAFKPDFNLDLMRSYPYVGRALAFDREAFLALGGFDSVFGELAPHDVLWRLVENDGPQVIGHVAEILLESPFDLAKWLSQSEVVNNNPLLLQAHLDRMGIAHVIRDAGSTLLNRVDYHHEGRPLVSIVIVGKDQTIAMQRCVESLLEKTAYSEYELLLVDNGSESAEAHAWLTGMAQLGSERIRVLTYPQQGNGAAVRNFAVKQAVGDYVLMLNPYTVITQSDWLDELLNHAQRPEVGVVGAKVFNPDGRVLHAGLILGLQGPAGVPFYGESLNAAGYMYRLQVVHDLSAVGADCLMIRKAVFDAVGGLDEQNLGQSLNEVDLCLRVGQDGYLVVWTPFAKLALGAQPAVTLSEAEQASRSQEQEVFYKRWLPIVARDPAYNVNLSLHGLGGSSFSLEPGLRAGWSPFSKSQLPTILALPVNASAIGHYRVTQPLIELEAAGRAHGRIHYNLPSIIEVERQSPDVIILQGRYSEGPINEIPGLITYSSARRIYELDDYVINVPHRNAHIRNMPGKDEMEKLVRRAIGMCDRVVVSTDALGNALSDMHDDIRVVPNMLAKHLWSDMRSQRRTSKKPRVGWGGGTSHHGDLAVIADVVRELANEVDWVFFGMCPDDLRPYMHEFHGVIGLDVYPAKLASLNLDLALAPLEFHIFNDCKSNLRLLEYGACGYPVICTDTEAYRGYLPCTRIKTNSTDEWLQAIRMHLADPDASYRMGDELREVVLRDYVLRGDNLRYWENGWLAD; encoded by the coding sequence GTGAATTCACTCCCTCTTGTCAGCCTTGTCATTCCTGCCTTCAATCCGCGCTTTTTTGGTCGGGCGTTGCACAGTGCCGTGAGCCAGGGCTATGGCAATCTCGAGGTCATTGTTTGCGACGATAGCCGTGGCACTGAAATCGAAGAGATGGTCGATTCGTTGAGCGGGCAGACGGATGTCGTCGTGCGCTATGTGCGCAATCCCCGCACGCTCGGACTGGTGGGAAACCTGCAAGTCTGCCTGGAAGAAGCGCAAGGCGAGTTCATCAAGTTTCTTTGCGATGATGACCAATTGTTCGCTACGTGCCTTGAGCGTCAGGCACAAGTGCTCATCGATCGTGAAGATGTGAATCTGGTACTGGCCCAGCGGTTGTTCTGGGATGCCGATGATTTGCCTTTGCCTTCGCGGCTTGAAAACACACCGCTTTCCCCGGTGTGCGGGCTGTTCAAGGGTGAAGACCTGCTGGCGATCTTCGAGAATTTCCCGGTCAATATCCTCGGCGGTTTCAGCAATGCCATGTTCCGTCGTGCCGATGTGCTGGAGTTGTTGCCGGCCTTGACTCAACCCGGTCATTGTTTTGTCGCGACCCTGGATTTCGCCTTGTACATGTGCCTGCTGCGGCGCGGCAATCTGGTGGTGTCCAATCATGTGTTGAGTGTCGAGCGCCTGTACCCGGAGCGTTTGAGCGGTCAACAATCGATGAAGGATTCGGTCGAGGCCGAGCGGCAATGGCTGTTGCAGATGCTCAAGGCCCGCAGCGGCGAATCCGCGCCAGCGCCGGGTTGGGTTCGCTACCTGCCGTTGACCAAGGCCGACGAGTTGCCTCGGGTTTGGGAAGAGTTACCGCTGAGCCGAACCCTGGGTACCAAACAGACCACCCAGGACTGGCATGTCGGCATCGCCAGTGTCAGTTTCTCCGAGCTGTACGCCCAGTGGCTGGCGTGCCGCTGCCTCACGGACGGTCAGCGCACATTGTTGCCCGAAACATTGGTGAGCTGGCCGCGCACGCCAAAAATCGTCCCGATCATTATTGATGAGCAGGGCAGCCGCTCAGCGCTGGACCAAACGTTGCAAACCCTGGCCGCGCAAGACTATCCACCTGAACTGACACTGGTGTTGTCCTCGGCGTGCATGGAAGCCGAACTGGATGAGCGGATTTTCCGTTTGCCGCTGCAAGATGACTGGCAGCAGCAAATCAATGATCTGTTGCCACAACTGGACGGGGCCGACTGGTTCTACCTGCTGCGTGCCGGCGATCGCTTGGTGGCGCCGGCCTTGCTGGTAATGGCTGAGCGGATTGCCCTTTCGCGCACGCTGAAATGCCTGTACAGCGATGAAGGTGGCCTGCGGCAGGGCGAGTCGGCCGAGCCGGCGTTCAAGCCAGACTTTAACCTGGACTTGATGCGCAGCTACCCCTATGTGGGACGAGCGCTGGCGTTTGACCGTGAAGCGTTCCTGGCGTTGGGCGGTTTTGATTCCGTCTTTGGCGAACTGGCCCCTCACGATGTGCTCTGGCGTCTGGTCGAGAATGACGGCCCGCAAGTGATCGGACACGTTGCCGAAATCCTCCTGGAGTCGCCGTTCGACCTTGCCAAGTGGCTGTCCCAGTCTGAAGTGGTCAATAACAACCCGCTGTTGCTGCAAGCGCACCTGGACCGCATGGGCATCGCACATGTTATTCGCGACGCGGGTTCGACGTTGCTTAACCGGGTTGACTATCACCATGAGGGTCGTCCGTTAGTGTCGATCGTCATCGTTGGCAAGGATCAGACCATCGCCATGCAGCGCTGTGTGGAGAGCCTGCTGGAAAAAACCGCCTACAGCGAATATGAGTTGCTGCTTGTCGACAACGGTAGCGAAAGCGCCGAGGCCCACGCGTGGCTGACGGGTATGGCGCAGTTGGGCAGCGAGCGGATTCGTGTGTTGACGTATCCACAGCAAGGCAATGGCGCGGCGGTGCGCAACTTCGCCGTGAAGCAGGCTGTTGGCGACTACGTGCTGATGCTTAACCCATACACCGTGATCACTCAGAGCGACTGGCTGGATGAATTGCTCAATCACGCACAACGACCGGAAGTCGGCGTGGTGGGGGCGAAGGTGTTCAACCCGGATGGACGGGTCCTGCACGCGGGCCTGATTCTTGGTTTGCAAGGGCCGGCAGGCGTGCCGTTTTACGGCGAATCGCTGAACGCTGCGGGTTATATGTATCGCCTGCAGGTGGTCCATGACTTGAGTGCCGTCGGCGCTGATTGCCTGATGATCCGCAAAGCCGTATTTGACGCGGTCGGTGGCCTTGACGAGCAGAACCTGGGCCAGAGCCTCAACGAAGTGGACCTGTGCCTGCGTGTGGGTCAGGACGGTTATCTGGTGGTTTGGACACCCTTTGCCAAACTGGCCCTGGGCGCCCAGCCAGCAGTAACGTTGTCAGAGGCCGAACAGGCCTCGCGCAGCCAGGAACAGGAAGTGTTTTATAAACGCTGGCTGCCCATCGTTGCTCGCGATCCGGCCTACAACGTCAATTTGTCGTTGCACGGGTTGGGCGGCTCGAGCTTCAGCCTTGAGCCGGGCCTGCGTGCCGGCTGGAGCCCGTTCTCGAAATCTCAGTTGCCGACAATTCTTGCACTGCCGGTCAATGCCTCGGCCATTGGTCACTACCGCGTGACGCAGCCCTTGATCGAACTGGAAGCGGCGGGCAGGGCTCACGGACGTATTCACTACAACTTGCCGTCGATCATTGAGGTCGAGCGTCAGTCACCTGACGTGATCATCCTGCAGGGTCGTTACTCCGAAGGACCGATCAACGAGATTCCGGGCCTGATAACCTATTCCAGTGCTCGACGGATTTACGAGCTGGATGACTATGTCATCAACGTCCCCCATCGCAATGCGCATATCCGCAACATGCCGGGCAAGGACGAGATGGAGAAATTGGTACGGCGCGCGATCGGCATGTGCGACCGCGTGGTGGTTTCCACCGACGCGCTGGGCAACGCATTGTCGGACATGCATGACGACATTCGTGTCGTGCCAAACATGCTGGCCAAGCACTTGTGGAGCGACATGCGCAGCCAGCGCCGCACTTCAAAAAAACCTCGGGTCGGCTGGGGCGGCGGTACCAGTCACCACGGCGACCTGGCAGTGATTGCCGACGTGGTTCGCGAATTGGCCAACGAAGTCGACTGGGTGTTCTTCGGCATGTGCCCGGATGATTTGCGTCCCTACATGCATGAGTTCCATGGGGTGATCGGGCTGGACGTCTACCCGGCGAAGCTCGCCAGTCTGAACCTGGACCTGGCGCTGGCACCGTTGGAATTCCACATCTTCAACGACTGCAAGAGCAACCTGCGTCTTCTGGAGTACGGGGCCTGCGGCTACCCGGTGATCTGCACCGACACTGAGGCTTATCGCGGGTATCTGCCATGTACCCGGATCAAAACCAACTCCACCGATGAATGGCTGCAAGCGATCCGCATGCACCTGGCCGACCCGGACGCGAGTTACCGTATGGGCGATGAGTTGCGCGAGGTGGTTCTGCGCGACTACGTGTTGCGCGGCGACAATCTGCGCTACTGGGAAAATGGCTGGTTGGCGGACTGA
- a CDS encoding flagellar hook-associated protein 3, which produces MRISTAQYYETTAANYQRNFNKAIATSNEASSLTRVNTAADDPVGAGRLLQLGQQSAMLDQYNGNISSTKSSLSLQETTLDSIGTALQRAKEIALSANNGIATDNDRKAYASELGQIQQQVLGLMNSKDASGNFLFSGSKTDTPPYSQNSDGTYTYNGDQTSINLGIGDGLSVATNTTGWDAFQQTINTSRTQATMTAPAVDDGRVVLSNGQVSNSATYDAKFASGQPYTVTFLSSTQLKITDGLGNDVTTEASQNGAFSNSNGANQVVNFRGVDLNLNINLKSGDVPDTVIAGHTFQLSASPDSFNATRSAGNASTTVITGSAITNPAAYNAAFPTGGAVLKFTSATAFDLYAAPVTADSRPVSSGAVVAGPPSTATAAGVTFTLGGGAPAANDQFAVQSNDHQTQNVLDTLGKMISAMSAPVDGNTNAKQQFQAAMDSGLANLESASNQLGSAITSIGARGQSLDDQSTTNQSLGLANTSTQSSIRDSDPAEVMTRLTLQQTMLQAAQLAFSKITSLGLFNKI; this is translated from the coding sequence ATGCGCATTTCTACCGCCCAGTATTACGAGACAACCGCTGCCAACTATCAGCGCAACTTCAACAAGGCGATCGCGACCAGCAATGAAGCCAGCAGCCTGACGCGCGTCAACACCGCCGCTGATGATCCGGTCGGTGCCGGTCGTTTGCTGCAGCTCGGTCAGCAGAGCGCAATGCTGGATCAGTACAACGGCAACATCAGTTCGACCAAGAGTTCATTGAGCCTGCAGGAAACCACCCTGGATTCCATTGGCACCGCCTTGCAGCGCGCCAAGGAAATCGCCCTCAGTGCCAACAACGGCATCGCCACTGACAACGACCGTAAAGCGTACGCCTCGGAATTGGGCCAGATCCAGCAACAGGTGCTCGGCCTGATGAACTCCAAGGATGCCTCCGGCAACTTCCTGTTCTCCGGTTCGAAAACCGACACCCCGCCTTATTCACAGAATTCCGACGGCACCTACACCTACAACGGTGACCAGACCAGCATCAATCTGGGCATCGGCGATGGTTTGTCGGTGGCGACCAACACCACTGGCTGGGATGCGTTCCAGCAGACCATCAATACCAGCCGCACCCAGGCCACCATGACCGCTCCGGCGGTGGATGATGGTCGGGTGGTCCTGTCCAATGGTCAGGTCAGCAACAGCGCAACCTACGACGCCAAGTTCGCCAGCGGCCAGCCGTACACGGTTACCTTCCTGAGCAGCACCCAGCTGAAGATCACCGATGGGTTGGGCAACGACGTAACGACCGAGGCCAGCCAGAACGGCGCGTTCAGCAACAGCAACGGCGCCAACCAGGTGGTCAACTTTCGGGGTGTCGACCTGAACTTGAACATCAACCTCAAGTCGGGCGATGTGCCGGACACCGTGATTGCCGGTCACACCTTCCAGTTGTCGGCCTCGCCGGACTCGTTCAACGCCACGCGCAGCGCCGGCAACGCGTCCACAACGGTCATCACAGGTTCCGCCATCACCAACCCTGCGGCCTACAACGCTGCGTTCCCGACGGGTGGGGCGGTCCTCAAGTTCACCAGCGCCACGGCCTTCGATCTGTACGCTGCACCGGTGACCGCCGACAGTCGCCCCGTGTCTTCGGGCGCCGTGGTGGCCGGTCCTCCGTCGACGGCCACTGCTGCGGGCGTGACATTCACCCTGGGCGGTGGTGCACCTGCCGCCAACGATCAGTTCGCGGTCCAGTCCAACGATCACCAGACCCAGAACGTGCTCGACACGTTGGGCAAGATGATCAGCGCCATGAGCGCGCCGGTCGATGGCAACACGAACGCCAAGCAGCAATTCCAGGCGGCTATGGATTCGGGCCTCGCGAATCTGGAGAGCGCCAGCAACCAATTGGGTTCGGCCATCACGTCGATCGGTGCGCGCGGTCAGTCGCTGGACGATCAGTCCACCACTAACCAGAGCCTGGGTCTGGCGAACACGTCGACCCAGTCGTCGATTCGTGATTCCGACCCTGCCGAAGTCATGACGCGCCTGACTCTGCAGCAGACCATGCTGCAAGCCGCGCAACTGGCGTTCAGCAAGATCACTTCGCTGGGGCTGTTCAACAAAATCTGA